AAGGCGCCCGTTTTCATCCACAATCCTGGCTTCCCAGTTAAATCCAGGAATACCGATGGCCCCAACCTTATGGATGTTTTCGATACCGAGATGAACGCAGCCGGGTCCGGTCGATTCGCTCAAACCGTAGTTGGTGTCATACTGTTGGTTGGGGAAATACTTTTTCCACCGATAGATAAGGCTGGGAGGTACTGGCTGAGCCCCGATATGCATCAACCGCCACTGGTCAAGCCTGTAATCGCGAAGGTTAACCTCGTGGCTCTCAATGGCGTCCAGAATATCCTGTGCCCATGGAACCAAAAGCCATACGATTGTTGCCTCTTCTTCTGAGACAGCCTCCAATATCCAGCGAGGCTCCACCCCGCGCAGGATAACCGCTTTACCCCCTACGATCAGACTACCAAACCAATGCATCTTAGCACCCGTATGATAAAGGGGAGGTATGCAAAGAAAGGTGTCTTCCTTTGTCTGCAGATGATGTCTGTTTTCGGTTATACAGGCTGAAACCAGATTGGAATGGGGATGAATAATAGCCTTGGGTATCCCAGTCGTCCCTGATGAGAAATACAAGGCCGCCTCATCACTGTCCTCGATAATCACTCCGGGATCGGTTTCCGGTGCCTTCTCCAACAACTCCCGGTAATCCGAGGCGTAAGCCGGGCAGTCTTCTCCCACAAAAATCATTTTCTCCACCCAGCCAACTTCATTCCGGATAGCCTCCACTCTTTCTATAAACTCAGGGCCAAAAATCAGGACTCTCGCCTCTACAGCCTCAATGCTTCTTTTGATCTCCGCCGCCGTATAACGAAAATTTAAAGGTACGGCCAAAGCCCCCGTTTTTAGCACCCCGAAGTAAATGGGCAGCCATTCAAGACAGTTCATCATCAAAATAGCTACCCTATCTCCCTTACGGACGCCTTCGGCCAGCAGAACATGAGCCAGCTTGTTGGCCATATGTTCGAACTGCAGCCAGGTTATCTCGCGTCGAAGCCCTACACCGGGATCCCGCTCGATTAAACTTATATCATTCGGGTACATCCGGGCATTCCGGGACAACATCTCCGTTATAGGCACAGTCTCACAACCTCCCTACCGAAGTTCAAAAATCCTGTAAAAAAAGAAAAAATTCAACCTTCCAGCAGAAAAGTTGAATTCTCTACTTCAGGTATCGCCTACCACCCTCTCCATCCTGCGATTGTCTCCTTTCGGTCAAAACCCAAGTCACATCGTCGAATATTCACTCGCTACAGTCCATCAGCGAAACCTACATTTGCTATAATTATACACACTAAAAACATGAGTGACCAGAGGTATTTGAGATTTAATCGAATTGAGATTTATCTTTTCTGCCTC
The sequence above is drawn from the Syntrophothermus lipocalidus DSM 12680 genome and encodes:
- a CDS encoding class I adenylate-forming enzyme family protein, coding for MPITEMLSRNARMYPNDISLIERDPGVGLRREITWLQFEHMANKLAHVLLAEGVRKGDRVAILMMNCLEWLPIYFGVLKTGALAVPLNFRYTAAEIKRSIEAVEARVLIFGPEFIERVEAIRNEVGWVEKMIFVGEDCPAYASDYRELLEKAPETDPGVIIEDSDEAALYFSSGTTGIPKAIIHPHSNLVSACITENRHHLQTKEDTFLCIPPLYHTGAKMHWFGSLIVGGKAVILRGVEPRWILEAVSEEEATIVWLLVPWAQDILDAIESHEVNLRDYRLDQWRLMHIGAQPVPPSLIYRWKKYFPNQQYDTNYGLSESTGPGCVHLGIENIHKVGAIGIPGFNWEARIVDENGRLVPRGKVGELIVRGPGVMKGYYKDPEATKSTLKDGWLYTGDMARQDKDGFIYLVDRKKDVVISGGENIYPVEIEDFLRTHDDIKDAAVIGMPDRRLGEIPVAVIEVKPGRDLTEDSILAFCEALPRYKRPRQVFFDKIPRNPTGKIEKPKLREKYSQDGIAQVI